The Streptomyces sp. cg36 genomic interval CCCCCTTCGGGGACATCGGCTGGGACTACGTGCAGGGCTCGCCGGGCGGGGTGCTGGTGGCGAGCCAGCCGCTGGGGGCGCCCTCCTGGTTCCCCTGCAACGACCGCCCCGGCAGCAAGGCGGCCCACCGCATCGCGGTCACGGTCCCCGAGAGCCACCAGGTGGTCGCCAACGGGGTCCTCGCCGACCGCTCCCCGGCCCCGGGCGGCGCCACCACCTGGACGTACGACCACCGCGGGCCGATGGCCAGCTATCTGGCGACGCTCAACATCGGCCGGTTCGCCTTCACCACCCAGGGCGGCGGGCCGGTGGCGATCCGCAACGCCCATCCGGCCCGGCTGACCGAGGCGTTCGCGCACGACTTCGGGCGCCAGCCGCAGATGATGCGCCTGTTCGAGCGGCTCTTCGGACCGTATCCCTTCGAGGTGTACGGGGCGGTCGTGGTGGACGCGGTGCTGGACCAGCCGGTGGAGAACCAGACGTTCTCCCTCTTCGGCGTCAACCACGTGGACGGGCGGCGCGGCAGTGAACACCTGGTCGCCCACGAGCTGGCACACCACTGGTTCGGCAACAGCGTCGGCCTGGCGGACTGGCGGCACATCTGGCTGAACGAGGGGTTCGCCACCTACTGCGAGTGGCTGTGGTCGGAACACGGCGGCGGGCCCACCGCAGCCGCCCTCGCCGCGGACAGCTGGTCCGACCTCGACGACGACGCCGGGCGGGTGCGGATCGGCGATCCGGGCCCGGCCAAGCTCTTCGACGAGCGCGTCTACTCCAGGGGAGCGTGCACGCTGCACGCGCTGCGCACCACCATCGGCGACGACCGGTTCTTCGCGGCGCTGCGGGCGTGGGCCACCACCTACCGCCATGCCAGCGCCGGGACGGCCGAGTTCATCGCCCTGGCGCAGCGGCACGCGGGCGGCCGGGACCTGACCGCCTTCTTCCACTCATGGCTGTACGAGCGGCGACTGCCGCCCTTGCCGGACGCGCCCTGACGAGCGGGGCCACCTGGGGTTTTCCCCCGCAGGACCGGGGGGACGGCCGGAGCGACGGGGCCGGTGCGGCGATGGTGTCATGGCCGTATGAGTGCGATGCGAGAGCCGAGGAAGAGGCGAGGGGGCAGGGCCGCGGTGCGGACCCTGCTGTCCGCCGCCGTGCTGCTGGTGGCCGTTCCCGTGGCGGAGGCGGGCGCCGCCGCTCCGGTGCCGCCGTCCGACGGTCTGCGGTCGGCCGTCCGGCAGATGGTCACCGACGGATTCCCGGGCGTGGTGGCGTACGCGCGCGACGGGCGCGGGGAGTCCAGGGCGGCGGCCGGGTCCGCGGACCTCGCGACCGGTGAGCCGGCCCGGCCCGGCCAGCGGTTCCGCATCGCCAGCAACACGAAGGCGTTCGTGTCCACGGTGCTGCTCCAGCTGGAGGGAGAGGGACGGCTCTCGCTCGACGACCCCGTCGAGCGGTGGCTGCCGGGCGTGGTGCGCGGACACGGCAACGACGGCACGGCCGTGACCGTACGCCAACTGCTCAACCACACCTCCGGGATCTACGACCCCACCACCGAGCCCGGCTTCTTCGCCCCCTATCTGGAGGACCACGACTGGGACCACGTGTACACCCCGCGCCAGGTGATCGGGATGGCCGTGCGGCACGCACCCCTGTTCCGGCCCGGCCGGGGGTGGGCGTACTCCAACACCAACTACCTGCTCGCCGGGCTGGTCATCGAGGCGGTCACCCACCGGAGCGCACCCGAGGAGATCCACCGCCGCATCATCGCCCCGCTCGGTCTGACGCACACCTCGTTCCCCGTGACGGACAGCGGGGTACCCGGCCCGCACCTGCACGGATACGACTTCGAGCGGCGCGATGTGACGCGGTTCAGCCCCTCCTACGACTGGACGGCGGGCGCCATGATCTCCACCGTCGACGACCTGGCCCGCTTCGCCCGCGCGCTGTTCACCGGCCGTCTGCTGCTCCCCGCGCAGCAGCGCGAACTCCAGCGGACGGTGGACCTCCCGGCGGCGTCGGGGTACGCGCTCGGGGTGCGGCGCGCGGAGCTGCCGTGCGGCACACCGGGCGGCGCGCCCACGGTGGTGTGGCAGACCGACGGCGGCGGGCCGGGATATACGAGCATGTCCCTCATCACCGCCGATGGCGGGCGCCAACTGGTGCTCGCGGCCAACCTGTTCGACCTCGCGGCGGATCTGAAGCACCAGCCTCCCGTCCCCAAGAGCGGGGCGGCGGCGGGGGCCATGACCGCCGTCCTGTGCCGCTGACCGACGGGTTCACCGGGCTCCTGGCCCCGTGAACCCGTCGCGGTCCGCCCGGTCAGCTGTGCGCCGGGGCCAGGGCCCCGGCGACGGGACCGGTGTGCGGGGCAGCGGGTGCGGCGGCCGGGGGTGTGAACGCCGAGACCCGGTGGCCGACCGGGGCCGGGGCGCGCACGACGGCGCGCCGGGTGGGGTCCGGGCTGCCGATGTAGAGCCAGCCGATGAGCCGCTCGCCCGGGGCCAGCCCGAGGAGCAGCCGGGTGGCGGCCGATTCGACGGCGGTGCCGGTGCGCCAGATGCTGCCGAAGCCCCGGTCGTGCAGGAGCAGCGTCAGCGAGTTGACCATGGTGCTGCTCGCGGCGAGCTGTTCCCAGGCCGGTACGCGATGGTTGCGCTGCGGGACGAAGACCAGGGTGGCGAGCAGCGGGGCGCGCAGCGGTTTGCGCGCCGCGCGCCGGACGGACTCGGCGTCGGTGGCGTCGGACGCGAAGGCCGCGCCCAGCGCCGTACGGCCGTCCCCGCGCACCAGGATCCACCGCCAGGGGCGCAGCCGGCCGTGGTCGGGCGCGGTCGCCGCCCAGGCGAGGAGGTCGACGAACTCCTCGTCGCTCGGGGCGGGTTCGATCAGCCGGTGCTCGCTGCGGCGGGTGCGGATGGCGGCTTCCAGTTCCATCAGCGGTGGCCCCTCACCGCGGCGGCAGCCAGAACGACCGCACGCCGCGCACCGCCGCGAGCCGGTCGCGGGCCATGCCGGTCGCCGCCGCCGCGGTGCTGATGTTGAGGTGCTTGGCCCGGGTGAAGATCTCCACGAGCCGGTCGGGGATCAGCTCGGCGCGCTTGCGGACCCGGTCCATGTCGTGCCCGGCCGGGTGG includes:
- a CDS encoding M1 family metallopeptidase, with product MCGWTRRAFVAGALALPVYGAATGAARTDPDDKDQDSDGDGGDMADGNRGPAAGPYFPDHGDPAFRATAYDLRLTYRPEAKALDARARVSGVTGRDAVGRVGLDLSSDLDVGAVRLDGADARFTHRRGKLWIEAARGLPPGRAFTAEVRYAGRPRPLRTPFGDIGWDYVQGSPGGVLVASQPLGAPSWFPCNDRPGSKAAHRIAVTVPESHQVVANGVLADRSPAPGGATTWTYDHRGPMASYLATLNIGRFAFTTQGGGPVAIRNAHPARLTEAFAHDFGRQPQMMRLFERLFGPYPFEVYGAVVVDAVLDQPVENQTFSLFGVNHVDGRRGSEHLVAHELAHHWFGNSVGLADWRHIWLNEGFATYCEWLWSEHGGGPTAAALAADSWSDLDDDAGRVRIGDPGPAKLFDERVYSRGACTLHALRTTIGDDRFFAALRAWATTYRHASAGTAEFIALAQRHAGGRDLTAFFHSWLYERRLPPLPDAP
- a CDS encoding serine hydrolase domain-containing protein, with the translated sequence MRTLLSAAVLLVAVPVAEAGAAAPVPPSDGLRSAVRQMVTDGFPGVVAYARDGRGESRAAAGSADLATGEPARPGQRFRIASNTKAFVSTVLLQLEGEGRLSLDDPVERWLPGVVRGHGNDGTAVTVRQLLNHTSGIYDPTTEPGFFAPYLEDHDWDHVYTPRQVIGMAVRHAPLFRPGRGWAYSNTNYLLAGLVIEAVTHRSAPEEIHRRIIAPLGLTHTSFPVTDSGVPGPHLHGYDFERRDVTRFSPSYDWTAGAMISTVDDLARFARALFTGRLLLPAQQRELQRTVDLPAASGYALGVRRAELPCGTPGGAPTVVWQTDGGGPGYTSMSLITADGGRQLVLAANLFDLAADLKHQPPVPKSGAAAGAMTAVLCR
- a CDS encoding nitroreductase, producing MELEAAIRTRRSEHRLIEPAPSDEEFVDLLAWAATAPDHGRLRPWRWILVRGDGRTALGAAFASDATDAESVRRAARKPLRAPLLATLVFVPQRNHRVPAWEQLAASSTMVNSLTLLLHDRGFGSIWRTGTAVESAATRLLLGLAPGERLIGWLYIGSPDPTRRAVVRAPAPVGHRVSAFTPPAAAPAAPHTGPVAGALAPAHS